The Clostridium aceticum genomic interval AGACTAGGTGTTCCTTTTGGCATCATAGATTTATCCCTCGCACCTACTCCTGCTATAGGAGATAGTGTAGCAAGAATTTTAGAGGAAATGGGTTTAGAAAGCTGTGGCTGTCATGGAACAACTGCTGCCCTGGCTCTTTTAAATGATGCTGTAAAAAAAGGAGGCATCATGGCTTCTTCTCATGTAGGGGGCTTAAGTGGAGCATTTATTCCTGTTAGTGAAGATGAAGGCATGATTGCTGCTGTAAAGGCTGGTTCATTAAATCTTGAGAAATTAGAGGCCATGACCTGTGTTTGTTCTGTAGGTTTAGACATGGTGGCGATTCCTGGAGACACACCGGAATCTACAATATCTGCTATCATTGCTGATGAGGCTGCCATCGGTGTTATCAATAATAAAACAACAGGCGTTAGAATTATTCCTGTTCATGGTAAAACAATAGGAGATGAGGCAGAGTTTGGCGGTTTATTAGGAACAGCACCTATTATGGCTGTAAGTAAGTTTTCCAGTGATGACTTTATTCAGCGTGGAGGTAGAATTCCTGCACCTGTCCATAGCTTTAAAAATTAATAATTTTGTTAAAAAAGACGATAGAGCTTTTACTTGCCCTATCGTCTTTTTTATAGGAAAGATTTCTATATCCCACTGCCAGACCTACAACTTACCTATATTATTCTACAGTGCTGTCTTCAGTATAATTTCTCCTTCTTTTAAGTCGATCTTAATATGATCTCCTTCAACAAACTTATTTTGCAAGTAATCTTCGGCAATTTCATCCTCAATATACTTTTGAATGGCTCTTCGCAAAGGTCTAGCACCGTACTTTTCATCATAACCCTTTTCTAAGATAAAGGATTTTACTTCCTCAGTAACCTCTATCGTCATATTCTTCTCCTTCACCTCTTCTAATACTTCCTTCAGCATTAAGTCTATAATCTTATAAAGTTCTTCCTTATTCAGTTTAGTAAAGACAATCGTTTCATCTATTCTGTTTAAAAACTCTGGTCTAAAGGTTTCTCTTAGTGCTTCTTTTATGCGGCTCTCTAAAGCTTCATAATGATCCTTCCCAAAACCAATGCCGGTGGATTTTAGTTGGGTCCCTATATTAGAAGTCATAATAATAATGCTGTTTTCAAAATAAACAGTTCTTCCCTGACTATCTGTCAGTCTACCATCCTCAAGAATTTGTAATAGTAGGTTAAATACATCGGGATGTGCTTTTTCCATTTCATCTAGAAGAATTACAGAATAAGGTCTTCTTCTTACCTTCTCCGTCAATTGTCCTCCCTGATCATAACCTACATATCCTGGAGGTGCCCCGATTAATTTAGAAACTGTGTGCTTTTCCATATATTCTGACATATCCATGCGAATCATTGCTTCTTCACTACCGAAAAGTTCCTCTGCTAAAGCCCTTACTACTTCTGTCTTCCCTACTCCCGTAGGTCCTACAAATATAAAGGAAGCAGGTTTCTTCTTTTTTCTAAATCCTGAGCGATTACGCCGTATCGTTCTAGCCAGACTTTTAATAGCTTCTTGTTGGCCTACGATACGCTGATGCAACTGATCCTCTAGCTTAAGGAGTTTTTGAGCTTCTTTTTCTGTAATTTTTTGTACAGGTATCTTCGTCCAAGTCTCTATGACAAAGGCAACATCCTCCTCTGTGATTTCTATATGACTACAAGAGTCCTCAAGAAGTGTGATTTTATCTAGCAGTCTACATTCCTCCACCTTATATTCTGCTGCCTTTTCATAATTACTTCCCTCTGCTGCTAATTCCCTTTTACACTGCACATTTTTATATTCTTCTCTTAAAGCTTCTAACTCTACTAAGCCTTGATTCTTTAAATTCGCCCGAGAACCTGCTTCATCTATAACATCAATCGCTTTATCAGGTAAATATCTATCAGTAATGTACCTTTCTGATAGTCTCGCTGCTGCCTCTATTACCTTATCAGATATTTCCACCTTATGATATTCCTCATAATAGCTTCTTATCCCCTTCAAAATTTCAATAGTTTCTTCTACTGTAGGCTCTTCTATTGTAACCGGCTGAAATCTTCTCTCTAAAGCTGTATCCTTTTCAATATGTTTTCTATACTCCTCAAGGGTCGTGGCACCAATGACCTGTATTTCCCCCTTGGCTAATGCAGGCTTTAAAATATTAGCAGCATTCATGACACCACCATGAACCTCTCCCGCCCCCATAATATTATGCACTTCGTCAATCACTAAAATAATATTTCCATAGTCTTGTGCTTCTTTGATAATTGCCTTCATACGTCCTTCAAACTGACCTCGGAATTGTGTTCCTGCTACGATAGCGGTTAGGTCTAAGAGATATACTTCCATATTAAACAGCTTTGCAGGAACCTGCTTTTCTATAATTCTAAGGGCTAACCCTTCTGCAATAGCAGTTTTTCCTACGCCAGGCTCTCCTACTAGTATCGGATTATTTTTTGTCCTTCTGTTTAAAATTTGAACTACCCGATCTATCTCCCTGTATCTTCCAATAATTCTATCTATTTCATTATTTTTAGCTTTTTCTGTTAGATTGGTTCCAAAGGTATCTAAGTTTTTCTTTTTTCCCTTAGATTTTTTCTTCTTAACATTTCCATCCCCATATTCTGAAGCTTTGGAAGTATAAGTATTACTATCGTCATTTGGAGAAGAAGTATTATTAAACAAGTTCATCAATGAAGGATGATTTTCTAGTCCTCCCATATCCATATCCACATCCATATCCATTTCTTCCTCTTCAAAAGAATCACTGATATCCTCTGTAAGATTTTCTATCTCTTCCTCCGTCATCCCCGTTTGCTGCATCAGTTGATCCACAACCGGCAAACCCATTTTTTTGGCACAAGGTATACAAATCCCCTTCATCTCCGATTTTCCATTTTCAAACTTTGTTGCAAAAACCACTGCTGTGTTTTTATTACAAATAGAACATTTCTTCATAAATCTCATCTCCATATTTCTTATATAATATTGTGGATTTTAAGTAGCCTTCCATGTAAAGCCATATACTTTTTTTATCTTACTATATTGTTTGACATCATTATCATTAGCGTTAACTTAAGCCACAATTTGTCATCCTGAGTAGAGCAAAGCGGAGTCGAAGGATCTTAGTGTTAGTAAAATTCTTGGCTGCTCCAAGATCCTTCGCTACCCTCAGGATGACAGTTCAAGAGAATTCTGGTAATAATTGTACTAAGTTAACGCCTATGCCATCATTATAGCATTTTTTGTCTGCAAGAAAAAACAACTATGTAGGTTGCAATAAAACTTTTGCAACTTAATATATTACTGTTTTCAAAGGTAGTTGTTATTATTTGATAACTTGTGTAAAATTATAAATGATTAGATATCTTTTTAATCTATAAAATAGACTATCTATAATTTATACTTTTTTTCCTAAAATCCTGCTAAAAAAATTAAAATTTGTTTTCTATAACAGTTAGTATTATTATGCTATAATTACATACATACTATATAATATGTTATAATAGATTAAAAATTTGTATATGGGAGGGGCCTTATGAGTAAAAATGTGAATATCGATTGGAGTAAACTGAGTTTTAATTATATCAAAACAGATCTTCGTTACATCTCTCGATGGAAGGATGGTCAATGGGATGAAGGAGAACTGGTAGAAGATAATCAGCTTGCTATAAGCGAAGCTTCCACAGCCCTTCACTATGGACAACAGTGTTTTGAAGGATTGAAAGCCTACGGTACTAAGGATGGCGGTGTACAGCTTTTCCGACCTGATGAAAACGCCAAGCGTATGCAGGACAGCTGTAGACGAGTTTTAATGCCAGAAGTACCGGTAGAAAAATTCATAGATGCATGTATCCAAGTAGTGAAAGCAAACGAAGCTTATGTACCGCCTTATGGTACAGGAGCAACCTTGTATTTAAGACCTTTTGTGATTGGTGTTGGTGATAATGTTGGTGTAAAGCCTGCACCTGAATACATATTCTCAGTATTTTGTGTTCCTGTAGGACCTTATTTTAAAGGTGGCCTAGCCCCTGTAAACTTTACTGTTTCTGAATATGATAGAGCGGCACCTTATGGTACAGGAGCGGCAAAGGTTGGAGGCAACTACGCTGCTAGTCTTTATCCTCATGAAGTAGCGGTTAAAAAAGGTTTTGCAGATTGTATTTATCTAGATCCAGCTACCCATAGCAAGATTGAAGAGGTAGGAGCAGCAAACTTCTTCGGTATTACAAAAGATGATAAATTTATCACACCAAAATCTCCTTCTATCTTACCTAGTATCACAAAGTATTCCTTGATGCATATAGCAAAGGACTATCTTGGCATAGAGGTAGAAGAAAGAGACGTGTTGGTGGATAATTTAGATGAATTTAAAGAAACTGGAGCCTGCGGTACCGCCGCTGTAATTACACCTATAGGCGGTATTGAATATAAAGGAAAACTTCATGTTTTCCATAGCGAAACTGAAGTCGGCCCTGTAACGAAAAAACTCTATGATACCCTTTATGGTATTCAATTCGGGGATGTAACCGCTCCTGAAGGATGGATTGTAAAGGTAAAGTAAATTACATAGGTACATATTCATATTAAAAGCTTGCCGTAAAAAGGCAAGCTTTTACTTTTGAAGACTTTGTCGTCTTGAAGGATCTTGGTTGACAGCAGTGATGATAACATTCTTCAGAGTATTATCATTTATCTTCAGCACCGCTTATATTTATAAAGAATCTGTCAATACTATAGTTGGAGTTGTCTAAAATCATCTATATAAGATGGAGGTATCCTATGAAGAAGAAAGTACTTTTTTTATTGTTTTTATGTTTTCTATTGGTCTCCTGTAGAAACCCAATGGATGAGCGCATGGAAACCGATGAATCTTCCATCTTTGGCATGGGAGAAGTAGAATATTGCAGAATTACTGCTGATACAGCGGATGTAAAAGCAGGTATTGGTAATGATTTTAATACCATTAAGACCCTTAACAGAGATGATGTTATAAGAGTATTAAGCCAGGTGGATGATAGGTATGTTGTACAGCTTGACAACAACGAAGTCGGCAGCATAGATACTACAGATGCTACACCTGTTGTGCGTGATGGAAATGTGCAGCAGCTCCAAACAATGGACCCAGATCGAGAACCTCAGATAGAGGATGCAGTGCCGGAAGTGCAGGCTGGGGACCAACCCCCTGAAGCAGAAGCACAGCCCCAAACCCAGTCTCCTGCTCCCCAAGCTGCTCCCGCAAGGGATACTGCCATTGAAGGGCTAAGTGCTGTTGAGGAACAAATGATAAACTTGGTAAACCAAGAAAGAGAAAGAAATAATCTTCCTATCCTACAAGTAGATTTAGAGGTCACTAGAGTTGCAAGGATTAAATCTCAGGATATGGTGGACCAAAACTATTTTAGTCACTATTCTCCAACCTATGGAAGTCCTTTTGAGATGCTGGATTCTTTTGGCATAAAATACTTACACGCTGGAGAAAATCTTGCTGGTAACCCATCAGTGGAAGATGCACATACTTCACTGATGAACTCCAGCGGGCATAGAAAAAATATTCTCAGTCCGGATTTTACTCACATTGGTATAGGTGTAAAACCCAGTGGCCGATATGGTCAAATATTTACACAGCTGTTTATAAGTAAACCTCAGTAAAGAATGTGAACTTCTACAGCTAAAACCAACATCAGTAAATCAAGTGGAAAGTCTATTCCACCTGATTGAGAATCCCGCTTACACTAACCTTTAGAGCATGATAAAGCAGATACTTACTAAGTTCACATAGGAAGGCTTAGGGCATCTGCTTTATTGTTGTAGTAATTAAGTTGTAAAAATTTTATTGTAACTTGTATAGGTAACTTTTATTTAACCTTCAAGCCCACGTGCCATCAATACCCCCATCACTGAAGCCATCATAAGACCTCTTGTCCAACCGCTGGAATCCCCCAGACAGTATAATCCCTTGATATTAGTTTGAAAGTTTTCGTCTAAGTTGATTTTATTACTATAGAATTTTATCTCAGGGCCATATAGTAGTGTTTCCCTGCTGGCAAATCCCGGAACTACAATATCCATTGCCTTAATAAAGTTTAGTATATTTAATAAAGGTCTATAGGGAATTGCAGAGGCCAAATCTCCAGCGATGGCATCCGGCAGCGTAGGTCTTACGTTGGATTGCTGCAACTCATGCTGCCAAGTCCTCTTGCCATCCAGAATATCACCGTATCTTTGCACTAAAATCTTACCATTTCCCAACATATTTACTAGTTCTGCCACCTTTTTTCCGTACTGGATTGGCTGATTGAAGGGATGGGAGAAATTATGGGAACTCAATATGGCTAAATTGGTATTACTAGACTTCCTGTCTTTGTAGGAGTGTCCATTAACGATGGCTAAATCATTATCGTAATTCTCTTGACTAACGAAACCTCCAGGGTTTTGACAGAAGGTTCTTACCTTGTTTTTGAAAGGAGCTGGATAACCAATTAGCTTTGACTCATATAGTACATCATTGACCCTTTCCATAATCTCGTTTCTTACTTCTACCCGAACCCCAATATCTACTGTACCAGCACTATGGTTAATGTTATGCTTTAAACACATCTCCTGAAGCCAATCCGCTCCTTTTCTACCTGTAGCCACAATAATCCTGTCAGATAGCAGTGTTTCTTCCTCCTTCTTGGTCTTTGCATCTGCTATAATAACCGCCTTTGCCTTCCCTTCTTCTATAATGAAGTCTTTAACCATTGTATGAAATCGAATCTCTACCCCAGCCTCTAGTAAAGTATGCTGCAACTTCAGATATATCTCTTGAGCTTTTTCCGTACCTAAATGTCTGATAGGGCAATCTACTAGTTTTAGTCCAGCTTCTATTGCTTTTTTTCTAATTTCCTTGACTTCACCAGAATTTTCTACTCCCTCCACCTTGGTATCCGCTCCATACTCCAGATAAATACCATCGGTATAATCAATGAACTGCTGCGCCTGGTCAGACCCGATTTTATCTGGCAAGTCTCCTCCCACTTCATAGCTTAAAGACAGTTTACCATCAGAAAAGGCTCCAGCTCCTGAAAAGCCTGTGGTTATATCACAATAGGGCTTACAATAGACACAGCTTCTAGTTTCCTCCTTGGGGCAATGGCGTTTATCTATGGCTCTTCCCTTTTCAATAATTAAAACCTTTTTAGATGACTTTTGCCTTACCATCTCTAGTGCAGTAAAAATTCCTGAAGGGCCAGCCCCTACAATAATTACATCATATTTCAATATCCTCATCTCCTATAAAATAAATAAAATCGAATTTTTATTATACATAAAAACCAATAGTTCGACTTATGTCGAACAATATTTTTTTCTTTAATTATATTGTACAAGTTTTCTTCTCCCTTGACTAGGGCTTTTATATTAAAAATTTGTAAAACCTTAATCTATTAACTATCACACATCCTCCTTATAGTTTATACTAAAAAAAGAAAGTAATTACTGTCATAAAAAAAAAGAAAAAATTCTTGTTGAAGAATTTTTTCTTTAAAAGCGTATAGTCTTTTCCCACGATATGATTTGTCTTTTTTTCTTAGCCTTTATATAGTAGTATAGACTTCTAAAGAAGAGAAAAATGAAGAGCTGGGCATAGGTAAAATACATAATAAAACCTATGAAGATATTTAATGGAGAGATGGTCTTCTCCATGATCTGTGCACTAAATAGTTGAGATGTATATAAGACATATGAGGTATACCATATCAGCATCATGGGAATGGATGTATCCATCCTAACCAGACCCAATAATCCTGCTATAAACCACGCATCTGAAATCACTAGAAAAACTAAAAAAATAACATAGACCAAAACCTGCTGTAATGTATGTACTAACATTTTCCCTCTATAATATTCGAAGGAAGAAAACATCTTTTCCAATAAATATAAATTACCTTGAAGCCATCTTGTTCTTTGCTTAATTAATATCTTAATTTTTTGAGGCTCCTGTTCCCAAGTAACTGCTTCAGGGATAATAGGTAACAGCCCTCCCGCCTTAGTAATTCGCAGCGTTAACTCTGCATCCTCTGCCAATGCATACACATCGTACTCTCCAATCTTATCAAGAGTAGATCTCCTTAAAAGCATATTGGTGCCAGTCAAAGAACCGGTCTTAAATAAAGTCCACCTTCCTGACTGCATCAATAACTGAAAAATTTGGAACTCTAGGGAAATCATTCGTGTAAGCCAGTTGGTATTTTCATTGATGGTTCTTACATAGCCTACAGCCCCCACTGCATTAGGTATGCTTTCTGCCGCTTCTACTAATCTTCTTAGTGCTTCAGGCTCCGGCTGATTATCTGCATCATAGACAACAAAATACTCCGATTTTGAAATCTGAAGCCCATAGTTTAAAACCCTAGACTTTCCTTTAGGTTCCCCTTCAGGTACGGGTATGTGATATAAATTTTTAAACTTATTAGAAAAACTTTCTGCAATTTCCGCTGTCTCATCTTGTGAGTTATCGTTTAACAAATAAATATACACTTCCCCTGGATATGCTAACCCCACCATCGCTTCTAAAGTTTTTTGCAGAACCTTACCTTCATTATGTGCAGGTATGAGGATATCTACACTTGGGTAATACTTTAAACCTGGATTCTCCCTATGCTTGCCTCGATAATATACACCAAAAACTGTTAAGATACAATAATACAAAATTACAACACCAAATACAGAAGAAGTTATAAATAACATATATCTCAAGCTGTTTTCACCTCCTTCTTTTGAGGATCTATTCTTTGAATATCTACATCTAACTCTCCTTGGCTTAGCTGAAGTTTTTGATTTACACTAATAAGATAGCGGTTTATGGCAATCTCCATTCCCTCTTTATCAGTGTTCTGTAACAACACAACAAAGGAGTTCTCATCCCATTTGCCTACTAAGTCATAATGACTTCTAAAGGTTTCCAGTGCCATATTGGTCAATGTATGAAATGTAGCAGAATAAGCGTAATTATCTTGCTTTCTTAAGCATAAACGAATCTCATAGCCTGCTTCCCCTCTACGTTCCATCGATTTCTTAATTAAACTGCTTCTTTCTTCAAACTCCTTCTTAGTCAATAATCCCGAATTTCCTACATATTGAACTAATGTTTCTACTTTCCTTCTCAAAGCATTGTTTTCCTCTTCTAACTCCTTCGATAAATACACGCTACCATAGATCATACTCATATTTACTATGAAAACAAGATGGTGAAAAATTACCTTTACCTGCATAACTGTCTGCCATTCTTTTATAAACCCCACGATAAGAAAGACTACAATACTCAGTAGGTTATAGGCCACTAGTAGAAGAAAACTCCTTCTTTTTGATAAAGCATTGAATACTATCATAAAAATTATATATTGTCCTAT includes:
- a CDS encoding ATP-dependent Clp protease ATP-binding subunit, which translates into the protein MKKCSICNKNTAVVFATKFENGKSEMKGICIPCAKKMGLPVVDQLMQQTGMTEEEIENLTEDISDSFEEEEMDMDVDMDMGGLENHPSLMNLFNNTSSPNDDSNTYTSKASEYGDGNVKKKKSKGKKKNLDTFGTNLTEKAKNNEIDRIIGRYREIDRVVQILNRRTKNNPILVGEPGVGKTAIAEGLALRIIEKQVPAKLFNMEVYLLDLTAIVAGTQFRGQFEGRMKAIIKEAQDYGNIILVIDEVHNIMGAGEVHGGVMNAANILKPALAKGEIQVIGATTLEEYRKHIEKDTALERRFQPVTIEEPTVEETIEILKGIRSYYEEYHKVEISDKVIEAAARLSERYITDRYLPDKAIDVIDEAGSRANLKNQGLVELEALREEYKNVQCKRELAAEGSNYEKAAEYKVEECRLLDKITLLEDSCSHIEITEEDVAFVIETWTKIPVQKITEKEAQKLLKLEDQLHQRIVGQQEAIKSLARTIRRNRSGFRKKKKPASFIFVGPTGVGKTEVVRALAEELFGSEEAMIRMDMSEYMEKHTVSKLIGAPPGYVGYDQGGQLTEKVRRRPYSVILLDEMEKAHPDVFNLLLQILEDGRLTDSQGRTVYFENSIIIMTSNIGTQLKSTGIGFGKDHYEALESRIKEALRETFRPEFLNRIDETIVFTKLNKEELYKIIDLMLKEVLEEVKEKNMTIEVTEEVKSFILEKGYDEKYGARPLRRAIQKYIEDEIAEDYLQNKFVEGDHIKIDLKEGEIILKTAL
- a CDS encoding NAD(P)/FAD-dependent oxidoreductase, coding for MKYDVIIVGAGPSGIFTALEMVRQKSSKKVLIIEKGRAIDKRHCPKEETRSCVYCKPYCDITTGFSGAGAFSDGKLSLSYEVGGDLPDKIGSDQAQQFIDYTDGIYLEYGADTKVEGVENSGEVKEIRKKAIEAGLKLVDCPIRHLGTEKAQEIYLKLQHTLLEAGVEIRFHTMVKDFIIEEGKAKAVIIADAKTKKEEETLLSDRIIVATGRKGADWLQEMCLKHNINHSAGTVDIGVRVEVRNEIMERVNDVLYESKLIGYPAPFKNKVRTFCQNPGGFVSQENYDNDLAIVNGHSYKDRKSSNTNLAILSSHNFSHPFNQPIQYGKKVAELVNMLGNGKILVQRYGDILDGKRTWQHELQQSNVRPTLPDAIAGDLASAIPYRPLLNILNFIKAMDIVVPGFASRETLLYGPEIKFYSNKINLDENFQTNIKGLYCLGDSSGWTRGLMMASVMGVLMARGLEG
- a CDS encoding glycosyltransferase family 2 protein gives rise to the protein MLFITSSVFGVVILYYCILTVFGVYYRGKHRENPGLKYYPSVDILIPAHNEGKVLQKTLEAMVGLAYPGEVYIYLLNDNSQDETAEIAESFSNKFKNLYHIPVPEGEPKGKSRVLNYGLQISKSEYFVVYDADNQPEPEALRRLVEAAESIPNAVGAVGYVRTINENTNWLTRMISLEFQIFQLLMQSGRWTLFKTGSLTGTNMLLRRSTLDKIGEYDVYALAEDAELTLRITKAGGLLPIIPEAVTWEQEPQKIKILIKQRTRWLQGNLYLLEKMFSSFEYYRGKMLVHTLQQVLVYVIFLVFLVISDAWFIAGLLGLVRMDTSIPMMLIWYTSYVLYTSQLFSAQIMEKTISPLNIFIGFIMYFTYAQLFIFLFFRSLYYYIKAKKKRQIISWEKTIRF
- a CDS encoding CAP domain-containing protein, whose product is MKKKVLFLLFLCFLLVSCRNPMDERMETDESSIFGMGEVEYCRITADTADVKAGIGNDFNTIKTLNRDDVIRVLSQVDDRYVVQLDNNEVGSIDTTDATPVVRDGNVQQLQTMDPDREPQIEDAVPEVQAGDQPPEAEAQPQTQSPAPQAAPARDTAIEGLSAVEEQMINLVNQERERNNLPILQVDLEVTRVARIKSQDMVDQNYFSHYSPTYGSPFEMLDSFGIKYLHAGENLAGNPSVEDAHTSLMNSSGHRKNILSPDFTHIGIGVKPSGRYGQIFTQLFISKPQ
- a CDS encoding branched-chain amino acid aminotransferase, giving the protein MSKNVNIDWSKLSFNYIKTDLRYISRWKDGQWDEGELVEDNQLAISEASTALHYGQQCFEGLKAYGTKDGGVQLFRPDENAKRMQDSCRRVLMPEVPVEKFIDACIQVVKANEAYVPPYGTGATLYLRPFVIGVGDNVGVKPAPEYIFSVFCVPVGPYFKGGLAPVNFTVSEYDRAAPYGTGAAKVGGNYAASLYPHEVAVKKGFADCIYLDPATHSKIEEVGAANFFGITKDDKFITPKSPSILPSITKYSLMHIAKDYLGIEVEERDVLVDNLDEFKETGACGTAAVITPIGGIEYKGKLHVFHSETEVGPVTKKLYDTLYGIQFGDVTAPEGWIVKVK